From the genome of Bosea sp. Tri-49, one region includes:
- a CDS encoding cytochrome b produces the protein MRPRRWHPLIITLHWLTLALVLVQFGLAQVMRDETRDLISRFTLYQWHKSIGLTVAALVFLRLLLRLALPEPQSLAMPAWQAHAAASVRAGLYLCLLALPLTGLLMVSAAPIQIPTLFYGWIAVPHPIGPDKAIYAAMLRLHEALFATLATLAAIHAGAALLHQFVLKDGLMRRIWFGRDQPLP, from the coding sequence ATGCGCCCGAGACGTTGGCATCCCCTGATCATCACCCTGCACTGGCTGACGCTGGCGCTGGTTCTTGTGCAGTTCGGGCTTGCGCAAGTGATGCGCGACGAGACGCGCGATCTGATCAGCCGCTTCACGCTCTACCAATGGCACAAATCGATCGGGCTCACTGTCGCTGCGCTCGTCTTCCTACGCCTCCTGTTGCGGCTGGCCTTGCCGGAGCCGCAGTCGCTCGCCATGCCGGCTTGGCAAGCGCACGCCGCGGCAAGCGTTCGGGCCGGGCTCTATCTTTGCCTGCTTGCGCTGCCGCTGACCGGCCTGCTGATGGTCTCGGCTGCGCCGATCCAGATCCCGACGCTGTTCTATGGCTGGATCGCCGTGCCGCATCCGATCGGTCCGGACAAAGCGATCTACGCGGCGATGCTACGCCTGCACGAGGCGCTCTTCGCCACGCTGGCCACGCTCGCAGCGATCCATGCCGGCGCCGCCCTCCTCCATCAGTTCGTGCTGAAGGACGGGCTGATGCGTCGGATCTGGTTCGGCCGCGATCAGCCCTTGCCCTGA
- a CDS encoding YceI family protein: protein MAIRSLLALFLSTALAIAASAQSSGSLRQGASEVSFVAKRFGVPTASGIFDHVDGAVSLDFDRPERSRIRMTIETASLRTGTPLVDGFIKGENMLDVGRYPTATFVSEQINRVDGRSLVIRGRLTIRTITQLVSVSAIAERDPAAIRPGERLPFRATTAFSRNAFDIGRDVNVVDDQVDLAIRGEVLR, encoded by the coding sequence ATGGCGATCCGCTCTCTCCTTGCGCTGTTCCTGTCCACCGCTCTTGCGATAGCGGCTTCCGCACAATCGTCGGGCTCGCTTCGGCAGGGCGCCAGCGAAGTCTCCTTCGTCGCCAAGCGCTTCGGCGTGCCGACGGCCTCGGGCATCTTCGACCATGTCGACGGAGCCGTTTCCCTCGACTTCGATCGTCCCGAGCGCAGTCGCATCAGGATGACGATCGAGACCGCCTCGCTCCGCACCGGCACGCCGCTGGTCGATGGCTTCATCAAGGGCGAGAACATGCTCGATGTCGGTCGCTATCCGACGGCGACCTTCGTCTCCGAGCAGATCAACCGGGTCGATGGGCGCAGCCTCGTGATCCGTGGCCGGTTGACGATCCGCACCATCACGCAGCTGGTGAGTGTCAGCGCGATCGCGGAGCGCGACCCGGCGGCGATCCGGCCCGGCGAGCGGCTGCCCTTCCGCGCCACCACGGCTTTCTCCCGCAACGCCTTCGACATCGGGCGAGACGTCAATGTCGTGGACGATCAGGTCGACCTGGCGATCCGCGGCGAGGTCCTGCGCTGA